From one Formosa sediminum genomic stretch:
- a CDS encoding cytochrome C oxidase subunit IV family protein, whose product MAHAQKLEIFRGALKFKSNKDKIWGVLILLSVITAIEVILGIYKPEILMGYIAGMKVLNWIFIILTVVKAYYITWDFMHMRDEKAGLRRAIIWTAVFLICYLTFILLTEGGYIENVYSNGYITHDF is encoded by the coding sequence ATGGCACACGCACAAAAATTAGAAATATTTAGAGGAGCACTTAAATTTAAGTCTAATAAAGATAAAATCTGGGGAGTATTAATTCTACTATCTGTAATTACAGCTATAGAAGTCATATTAGGAATTTATAAACCAGAAATATTAATGGGGTATATTGCTGGAATGAAAGTTTTAAACTGGATCTTCATCATCTTAACCGTTGTAAAAGCCTATTATATTACTTGGGACTTTATGCACATGCGAGATGAAAAAGCAGGTCTTAGACGCGCAATTATATGGACTGCAGTATTTCTAATATGTTACTTAACTTTTATATTATTAACAGAAGGCGGTTATATAGAAAATGTATACTCTAACGGATATATTACACACGATTTTTAA
- a CDS encoding SCO family protein, with translation MSKKSNYSYVGIAFIILVFGILFIPKIVDRIKNDDISRSDRISNVPDNNFSTQEKLMFIEVNGAPKKVPDFSFVNQDGDTITNADYLGKVYIVEFFFTTCPTICPIMSHNLVQIQERFKGIENFGVASFTINPSYDTPEVLKAYAEKYGVTNPNWNLMTGKREDIYQLANLGFNLYAAENETVAGGFEHSGNFALIDKNGFIRSRSDNYGNPQIYYRGTITESEKYNEDGEEEEISMLKEDIKKLLNE, from the coding sequence ATGAGTAAAAAATCAAATTATTCTTACGTAGGCATTGCCTTTATTATTCTCGTTTTTGGAATTCTATTTATTCCAAAAATTGTAGATCGTATTAAAAACGACGACATTTCCCGTAGTGATAGAATAAGCAACGTACCCGATAATAATTTTTCAACTCAAGAAAAATTAATGTTTATAGAAGTTAATGGAGCGCCTAAAAAAGTGCCAGACTTTAGTTTTGTAAATCAAGATGGAGATACCATTACCAATGCAGATTATTTGGGTAAAGTTTATATTGTAGAATTTTTCTTTACAACATGTCCAACTATTTGTCCTATTATGAGTCATAATCTCGTACAGATTCAGGAACGTTTTAAAGGTATAGAAAATTTTGGGGTTGCTTCGTTTACGATTAATCCTAGCTATGATACACCTGAGGTTTTAAAGGCTTATGCTGAAAAATATGGTGTAACAAATCCCAATTGGAATTTAATGACTGGTAAACGTGAAGATATTTATCAATTAGCAAATTTAGGCTTTAATTTATATGCAGCAGAAAATGAGACAGTAGCTGGCGGATTTGAACATTCTGGAAATTTTGCACTAATTGATAAAAATGGATTTATAAGATCCCGATCAGATAATTATGGAAATCCTCAGATATACTACAGAGGGACAATTACCGAATCAGAAAAGTATAACGAAGATGGTGAAGAAGAAGAAATAAGTATGCTTAAAGAAGATATTAAAAAACTTTTAAATGAATAA
- a CDS encoding cytochrome c oxidase subunit 3 — MNTTVINTGTEGKTWGGGKEPLNASYGKMMMWFFIMSDALTFSGFLAAYGFSRFKFIDSWPIADEVFTHVPFMHGQELPMIYVAFMTFILIMSSVTMVLAVDAGHHLDKNKVSVYMFLTIIGGIIFVGSQAWEWQTFIKGEYGAVQTRSGNLLQFVDAEGHRVAISDFAIATPHERTQHERKNGLWFTDEGSLPMFTVDEVVKGLEANENILVRTELLNAEGQKTVLSRAESVNQLKSNGQLVVQGANLHVNEYGKPIFADFFFFITGFHGFHVFSGIVLNIIIFFNVLVGTYEKRKSYEMVEKVGLYWHFVDLVWVFVFTFFYLV; from the coding sequence ATGAATACTACAGTTATAAATACTGGAACCGAAGGAAAAACTTGGGGAGGAGGTAAAGAACCTCTAAATGCAAGTTACGGTAAAATGATGATGTGGTTCTTCATCATGTCTGATGCCCTAACCTTCTCAGGTTTTTTAGCAGCCTATGGCTTCTCTAGATTTAAATTTATTGATTCATGGCCTATAGCAGATGAGGTGTTTACACACGTTCCGTTTATGCATGGTCAAGAATTACCTATGATTTACGTTGCTTTTATGACGTTTATTTTAATTATGTCATCTGTTACTATGGTACTTGCTGTAGATGCAGGACATCATTTAGATAAAAATAAGGTATCTGTCTATATGTTTTTAACTATTATAGGAGGTATTATCTTCGTTGGATCTCAAGCATGGGAATGGCAAACATTTATTAAAGGTGAATATGGAGCTGTGCAAACGCGTTCAGGAAACTTGCTTCAGTTTGTAGATGCAGAAGGACATCGTGTAGCTATTAGTGATTTTGCAATTGCAACGCCTCACGAGAGAACTCAACATGAAAGAAAGAATGGATTATGGTTTACAGATGAAGGTTCTCTTCCAATGTTTACTGTAGATGAAGTTGTGAAAGGCTTAGAAGCTAACGAAAATATTTTGGTAAGAACAGAGCTTCTAAATGCTGAAGGGCAAAAAACAGTATTGTCTAGAGCAGAGTCTGTAAATCAATTAAAATCTAACGGACAACTTGTTGTACAAGGTGCAAACCTTCACGTTAACGAATACGGGAAACCAATATTTGCAGATTTCTTTTTCTTTATTACAGGATTTCACGGATTTCACGTATTTTCGGGTATCGTATTAAATATTATTATTTTCTTTAATGTACTTGTTGGGACATACGAAAAAAGAAAAAGTTACGAAATGGTAGAGAAAGTTGGTCTTTACTGGCACTTTGTAGATTTAGTTTGGGTATTTGTTTTCACATTCTTCTACTTAGTTTAA
- a CDS encoding cytochrome c oxidase subunit 3 yields the protein MDLTEGTLEEKTYRAKKVMLWFGLISLIMTFAGWTSAFIVSSNRPDWLEDYQLPTAFLISTILILISSVTLYFAKKALKKGNRQATTLLLLVTLGLGIAFVFNQFSGFSAIIQDGYNFTGPTSNITMSYVYVIAVMHILHVLVGLICLLVVIYNHFKQKYSPVKMLGFELATTFWHFVDFLWLYLFLFLYFFK from the coding sequence ATGGATTTAACTGAAGGTACTTTAGAAGAAAAAACTTACAGAGCAAAGAAAGTTATGCTTTGGTTTGGATTAATTTCTTTAATCATGACTTTTGCGGGATGGACAAGCGCTTTTATAGTAAGTAGTAATAGGCCAGATTGGTTAGAAGATTATCAATTGCCAACCGCATTTTTAATAAGCACAATCTTAATTTTAATAAGTAGTGTAACACTATATTTTGCAAAAAAAGCATTAAAAAAAGGCAATCGTCAAGCTACAACACTGTTATTATTAGTTACATTAGGTTTAGGAATAGCTTTTGTATTTAATCAATTTTCAGGGTTTAGTGCTATCATACAGGATGGATATAATTTTACAGGACCTACTAGTAATATTACAATGTCTTACGTGTATGTAATTGCTGTAATGCATATTTTACACGTACTAGTTGGACTTATTTGCTTGCTTGTTGTAATTTATAATCATTTTAAACAAAAATATAGTCCAGTGAAAATGCTTGGATTTGAACTCGCCACGACTTTTTGGCATTTCGTAGATTTCCTCTGGTTGTATCTCTTTTTGTTTTTATATTTCTTTAAATAA
- the cyoE gene encoding heme o synthase, with protein sequence MSSTPSSIKTHSLISDFKEITKMRLSISVVFSSLTGYLLGVDVIDIKTLILLSIGGYFMVGASNAFNQIIEKDLDVLMDRTKNRPIPAGRMSVNTAFIIASIFTLLGIIVLYVINPRTAMFGAISIFIYTCVYTPLKTKTPLSVFVGAIPGAIPFMLGWVAATNNFGIEPGVLFMWQFFWQFPHFWAIGWFLFDDYKKGGFFMLPTGKRDKGTAVQIIMYTVWTIIISIVPAFGFTGKLFLSPLAAIVVFLFGLVMLYYAILLFKKMTALAAKQLMLASVSYITLIQIIYVLDKFLR encoded by the coding sequence TTGAGTAGTACACCATCGTCTATTAAGACCCATTCACTAATTTCAGATTTTAAAGAAATCACGAAGATGCGCTTATCTATAAGTGTCGTTTTTTCTTCTTTAACCGGATATTTATTGGGCGTAGATGTTATAGATATAAAAACCTTAATTTTATTAAGTATAGGTGGGTATTTCATGGTTGGTGCATCCAATGCATTCAATCAAATTATTGAAAAAGACTTAGATGTCTTAATGGATCGTACCAAAAACAGACCCATACCTGCAGGACGAATGTCTGTAAATACGGCTTTTATCATAGCATCAATATTTACGCTATTAGGAATAATAGTTCTGTATGTAATTAATCCTAGAACGGCTATGTTTGGCGCTATATCTATTTTTATATATACTTGTGTATATACGCCATTAAAAACAAAAACGCCTTTATCTGTATTTGTTGGAGCTATTCCAGGGGCAATTCCATTTATGTTAGGCTGGGTTGCTGCAACAAATAATTTTGGGATTGAGCCAGGTGTGTTATTTATGTGGCAGTTCTTTTGGCAATTTCCACATTTTTGGGCAATAGGCTGGTTTTTATTTGACGATTATAAAAAAGGTGGTTTTTTTATGTTACCTACAGGTAAACGAGATAAGGGAACCGCTGTACAAATTATAATGTATACAGTTTGGACTATAATTATTTCAATAGTACCAGCTTTTGGGTTTACAGGTAAATTATTTTTATCACCTTTAGCTGCTATAGTTGTGTTTCTTTTTGGATTAGTTATGTTATATTATGCTATTCTTTTATTTAAAAAGATGACAGCCTTAGCTGCAAAACAATTAATGTTAGCAAGTGTGTCTTACATCACGCTAATTCAAATAATATATGTACTAGATAAATTTTTAAGATAA